A DNA window from Carassius gibelio isolate Cgi1373 ecotype wild population from Czech Republic chromosome A8, carGib1.2-hapl.c, whole genome shotgun sequence contains the following coding sequences:
- the LOC128018030 gene encoding coiled-coil domain-containing protein 106-like, whose protein sequence is MQNTKRTKRGRNQGGVVDKVGDTVSVPPPVSGSPQVAPTAVATIEKLKEENRLLKEERDFLREQLRGSLNKKQLGTNRRMQNDSSSESESADNSTFSDTSDSSDKPPKRKHKRKHKVREDKDTYIRRVKTPDDVLHRYKAILKSFLRTRSVSRSCKQHNVDRNTIALTAIIAELQIIATPELHIPEFQGGTLQKYAKRCKEYLDTKPEVMSKITEMKRNRELLPIGYKFRKEDK, encoded by the exons ATGCAGAACACAAAGCGCACAAAGCGGGGGAGAAACCAAGGTGGCGTTGTTGATAAAG TAGGTGATACAGTCTCAGTGCCACCTCCTGTCTCTGGTTCACCACAAGTTGCACCGACGGCAGTTGCAACAATTGAAAAACTCAAAGAAGAAAATAGACTACTGAAAGAGGAACGGGATTTTCTGCGGGAGCAATTGAGAGGTTCCCTCAATAAAAAACAACTAG GGACAAACAGAAGAATGCAAAATGATTCATCTTCTGAGTCAGAATCTGCAGACAACTCAACATTCTCAGACACATCAGATTCCTCAGACAAGCCTCCAAAGAGAAAACACAAGAGAAAGCACAAAGTCAGAGAAGACAAAGATACCTACATTCGAAGAG ttaaaactcCTGATGATGTTTTGCACCGCTACAAGGCCATTCTGAAGAGCTTCCTACGGACTAGGAGTGTCTCCAGAAGCTGCAAACAACACAATGTTGATCGCAATACCATAGCTCTTACAGCTATCATTGCAGAGCTGCAGATAATTGCTACTCCTGAACTGCACATTCCAGAATTTCAGGGTGGAACTCTGCAGAAATATGCAAAAAGGTGCAAGGAATATCTGGATACAAAACCAGAAGTCATGAGTAAAATCACAGAAATGAAACGGAATCGTGAGCTCCTACCAATTGGGTATAAATTCCGAAAAGAAGACAAGTAA
- the LOC128018359 gene encoding prolactin-releasing peptide receptor-like, translating to MDGSGGKRLSTPEPTCSLENVTMENSSMGQIYEVMLQSTNASKRSPQFVGVELLQSFKPLIIPCYALVVLVGVFGNYLLLYVICHTKKMHNVTNFFIGNLAFSDMLMCATCVPFTLAYAFNPRGWVFGRFMCYLVFLIQPVTVYVSVFTLTAIGVDRYYATVHPLKKRISVLACTYLLSGIWILSCGLVAPAVAHTYHVEFRDEGFTICEEFWMGQEKQRLAYAYSTLFITYVLPLSALCISYLCISVKLRNCVVPGHRTQSQAEAQRARKRKTFRLVSLVVAAFGICWLPISVFNVLRDIDIDLIDKRYFLLIQLLCHLCGMSSSCCNPFLYAWLHDRFRAELRKMFTCHRRIGIGIPANNCATASVVL from the exons ATGGACGGCAGCGGTGGCAAACGCCTCAGCACTCCTGAGCCCACGTGTTCCCTGGAAAATGTCACCATGGAGAATTCCAGCATGGGCCAAATCTACGAAGTCATGCTGCAGTCGACGAACGCATCGAAGCGCAGTCCTCAGTTTGTTGGCGTGGAGCTCCTTCAGTCTTTTAAACCCCTCATCATCCCCTGCTACGCTCTTGTGGTCCTGGTTGGCGTCTTTGGGAACTACCTGCTGCTTTACGTCATCTGCCACACCAAAAAAATGCACAACGTGACCAACTTCTTCATCGGTAACCTAGCGTTTTCCGACATGCTGATGTGTGCTACCTGCGTGCCCTTTACCCTGGCGTATGCTTTTAATCCTCGCGGGTGGGTTTTCGGAAGATTCATGTGCTACCTGGTGTTCCTGATTCAGCCGGTGACTGTGTACGTGTCAGTTTTCACACTGACAGCTATCGGGGTGGACAG ATACTACGCTACTGTTCATCCACTGAAGAAGCGCATCTCAGTTCTGGCCTGCACGTATCTGCTCTCTGGGATCTGGATTCTGTCGTGTGGACTGGTGGCTCCTGCCGTGGCCCACACGTATCATGTGGAGTTCAGAGATGAAGGGTTTACCATCTGCGAGGAGTTCTGGATGGGTCAGGAGAAACAGCGGCTAGCCTACGCTTACAGCACACTCTTCATCACCTACGTTCTTCCTCTCTCCGCTCTTTGCATCTCCTACTTGTGCATTTCAGTGAAGCTTCGCAATTGCGTTGTGCCAGGTCATCGTACCCAGAGCCAAGCAGAAGCCCAGCGGGCTCGGAAGCGCAAGACGTTTCGCCTGGTGTCCTTGGTCGTCGCCGCTTTTGGGATCTGCTGGCTGCCGATAAGCGTCTTCAATGTTTTACGGGATATTGATATAGACCTGATCGACAAGCGCTACTTTCTTCTGATCCAGCTCTTGTGTCACTTGTGTGGAATGAGTTCGTCTTGTTGTAACCCATTTTTATATGCATGGCTGCACGATCGTTTCAGAGCCGAACTGCGCAAGATGTTCACCTGTCATCGGCGGATTGGCATCGGGATTCCTGCCAACAACTGTGCCACCGCTAGCGTGGTCCTCTGA